In Acidianus brierleyi, one genomic interval encodes:
- a CDS encoding RNA-guided endonuclease InsQ/TnpB family protein, translating to MSDVGLRFRAYTDEQTLRALKAQLRLASEVYNTLRWADIYFHERDGKGLTKTELRQLALDLRKQDGQYQHLYSQTLQQIADRFYDARQRFFDGLARYPKEKKAHKWYSLVYPQSGWKVLKVREIRTKSKKNKKKVITLQLSNLGIFNVVVHRDFPLDKVKRVVIKLTPSGRVYITFVVDQEYPQLPKTNKVVAVDVGVEKLLTTSDGEYVPNQRPYEKALNKMKKLHKALSRKKFLSRNWFKAKIRLARAHEHLKNLRKDMYMKLGKYFAEHYDVLVMEDIRVKQIVGKSLRRLRMRLHDVAFHELRSIMEYQLGKYGKKLTLVDPAFTSMTCARCGHVKKDLTLADRVFVCPKCGWVADRDYNASLNILRRSGSERPLVPVELRPLPLASLGFEAGSSVR from the coding sequence ATGTCCGACGTAGGGTTACGCTTTAGAGCGTACACTGACGAACAAACATTGAGGGCGTTAAAAGCCCAGTTGAGGTTAGCGTCAGAAGTGTACAACACTCTACGTTGGGCAGACATCTATTTTCATGAAAGAGACGGAAAAGGACTCACTAAGACGGAGTTGAGGCAACTAGCTCTCGATCTGAGAAAACAGGATGGGCAATATCAACATCTATATTCCCAAACACTGCAGCAGATTGCAGACAGATTCTACGACGCTAGACAGAGGTTCTTCGATGGGTTAGCACGTTACCCAAAGGAAAAGAAAGCACACAAGTGGTACTCCCTCGTCTACCCTCAATCAGGTTGGAAAGTCCTGAAGGTGAGAGAAATAAGGACGAAGAGCAAGAAGAACAAGAAGAAGGTAATAACGCTTCAGCTGTCAAACCTAGGGATCTTCAACGTCGTTGTCCATAGGGACTTCCCGCTAGACAAGGTAAAGAGGGTAGTAATCAAGTTAACACCATCAGGCAGAGTTTACATTACTTTCGTTGTGGATCAAGAGTATCCTCAACTCCCCAAGACAAACAAAGTTGTTGCTGTGGATGTAGGCGTAGAGAAACTTCTCACTACCTCTGACGGGGAATATGTCCCCAACCAGAGACCTTATGAGAAGGCGCTCAACAAGATGAAGAAGCTTCATAAAGCTCTCTCACGGAAGAAGTTCTTGTCACGCAACTGGTTTAAGGCAAAGATTCGTCTAGCGAGGGCTCACGAACACTTGAAGAACCTTAGGAAGGACATGTACATGAAACTTGGTAAGTATTTTGCTGAGCATTATGATGTTCTCGTAATGGAGGATATTCGCGTTAAGCAAATTGTTGGTAAGTCTCTCAGAAGGCTTAGGATGAGGTTACACGATGTTGCTTTTCATGAGCTTAGGAGTATCATGGAGTATCAACTTGGGAAGTACGGTAAGAAACTCACTCTAGTGGATCCTGCTTTTACTTCAATGACTTGTGCTAGGTGCGGACATGTTAAGAAAGATTTGACGTTGGCTGATCGTGTGTTTGTCTGTCCCAAGTGCGGTTGGGTCGCTGATCGTGATTATAATGCTTCCCTCAACATCCTAAGAAGATCGGGGTCGGAACGACCCTTAGTGCCTGTGGAGCTGAGACCTCTACCTTTGGCAAGCCTCGGCTTTGAAGCAGGAAGCTCCGTCCGTTAG
- a CDS encoding nucleotidyltransferase family protein, giving the protein MEKEMKLREAHEVLGKLIGLYPNTTVILFGSRASGKNRPNSDFDIIVFIECENPLRELPCPNGRSFLLQSRGLPKVEVSAPQALRVVPTPIFLGC; this is encoded by the coding sequence ATGGAAAAGGAAATGAAGTTGAGAGAAGCTCACGAAGTACTAGGTAAGTTAATAGGCCTTTATCCTAACACTACTGTTATATTATTTGGCAGTAGAGCTAGCGGTAAAAATAGACCTAATAGCGATTTCGATATAATAGTTTTCATAGAATGTGAAAATCCATTACGTGAACTACCCTGCCCTAACGGACGGAGCTTCCTGCTTCAAAGCCGAGGCTTGCCAAAGGTAGAGGTCTCAGCTCCACAGGCACTAAGGGTCGTTCCGACCCCGATCTTCTTAGGATGTTGA